One stretch of Zhihengliuella flava DNA includes these proteins:
- a CDS encoding (deoxy)nucleoside triphosphate pyrophosphohydrolase, whose protein sequence is MSAPLIVGAALLDSLRPPHRLLAARRTRPASLAGWWEFPGGKVEPGEEPEAALLRELREELGVDATLHDEVVAPQASGWPLANGASMRVWIAHVTDGFPLPLEDHDLLRWVPLSTAAELAWIPADLPIVEALVGRLNGADG, encoded by the coding sequence GTGAGCGCGCCCCTGATCGTCGGGGCGGCCCTTCTTGATTCACTCCGGCCGCCGCACCGGCTTTTGGCTGCGCGGAGGACGAGGCCGGCATCGCTCGCCGGATGGTGGGAATTTCCGGGCGGCAAGGTCGAGCCTGGGGAGGAGCCCGAGGCAGCGTTGTTGCGTGAACTTCGTGAAGAACTCGGCGTCGATGCCACACTCCACGACGAGGTCGTTGCTCCGCAGGCGTCCGGCTGGCCGTTGGCCAACGGAGCGAGCATGCGCGTGTGGATTGCCCACGTCACCGACGGCTTTCCCCTGCCGCTGGAAGACCATGACCTGTTGCGTTGGGTTCCGCTCAGCACAGCCGCCGAGTTGGCATGGATTCCCGCCGACCTGCCCATCGTTGAGGCTCTCGTGGGCCGGCTGAACGGGGCGGACGGCT